The sequence TTATCAGTAGGAGGCCCATGATTATTATTGAGGAGTTGAATATAACCGCCGTAGGCCCAACGCCCAAATCACTGATGTAATTCCTGGAGACCGAATACCCCGGATAAAGCGCCTCGGCGGTTAGCATCAATAGTAGGAATTCGGCCACGCCAATGAATATTAAGAGCCCGGCCGTACTTAACCTATTGGTGGTCATCGTGTATAAATCATTCTTAACAGCTATTAATTTCTGTAATTATTTAGGTTATGTATATTATTGATTAAACGTTTATTAAGGGGGTTGCAGGCATTGGGGTGGTCATTAACGTGATCAGGGCGCCTCATGTGCCGACAAGCGAGGAATTATGGAATGCGGTGGTTGGTGTATACTTTAGTCTTCAGGCTAGGAACCCAAGCATTGAACCTGGTATTGATAGATTGAGAAGACTCGAGTTAAGGAGGGTTAGGGAGACAAGGAAGTACTTGATTGATACTTTTCGTGATATAGCCCTTGGTATGCCCTTCCTGGACTCTCTGCACCCATTTTACAGGGAACTTATTGAGTTAATGATTGACAGGACCGTGTATAAGCACTCCCTGGCCAAGGTTGGTCACGCAACGAAGGCCCTATCATCCATTTACAGGGACACTATATTATCCATTAGGTCTGCCACCACGAATTATGACATAATTAGAGCCAGAAAGAAATTCCTGAGTAGGGTCAGAGATCTCATCATGGATTTAAAGCCTGAGCTTGATTTCCTGAAGGGCGCTGCGGTTAGGCTTGATAAACTACCAAACATAGAACCTGGGTTATTCACGATTGTTGTTTCAGGCATGCCAAACGTCGGTAAGAGTAGTTTCGTTAGGTGCGTTAGTAGTGGTAGGCCCAGGGTGGCCGAGTATCCATTTACAACGAAGGAGCTTCATGTTGGTCATTTCACTGTACTCAACGATGTAAAGATCCAGGTAATAGACACCCCGGGGCTTCTTGATAGACCACTAAGTGAACGTAATAAGATAGAGCTACAAGCCATATTGGCGCTTAAGTATTTGGCTAAGGTGATAGTCTTTATACTGGATCCTACTAGTCATAGTGGTTACTCATTGACAGAGCAAATAAATCTACTGAGGGAAATTCGGAGCGGTTTCAGCACGCCAACGCTCGTGCTAATTAATAAGATTGATATAGCTACGGAGAATGAGGTAGATGCTGCATTGAGTAATATAACCGTTATTGATGGCTCAATACCCATATTCAAGGTATCAACAATTAACTGCAGTGGTTGTAAGGTCGTCATTGATCACATAGTTGATAATTACGTAATACCCATGCTCAAGGAATCATTAAGTAGACAATAGGGATTAAACATTATAAGTACCCTCAACTTGGCATAATTACAATGCAAATAGCCATAGCAGCACATTCAAGCGCTGTGGATCCCAAGAGCGAGGCCATGGCTAGGGAATTCCTTAAGGAACTTCATTCCCAATGTCCAGCGGCTACGTTACTACTTGGTGGTTACTGGGGATTCATGAAGTCCATAGTTGATGATTCATTGAAACTGGGATTCAGGATCGTTGTTATACTTCCCCTGGAGAGACATGATGCTGAGTTACCAAGTGGTGTTGTTAGGATCGACAGCGGGTGCGAGTTTAGGTGTAGATCCGTCGTCATGGTTAGGTCCAGTGATGTACTTGTGGCATTGGGTGGTGGCGCCGGCACAATGATTGAAGTACTACTGGCCTACGCAATGGGTAAACCTGCTTATGTCTTGGTTGGGACTAACCTGAGTAGTGATGCCCTGCCCAAGGCATTTCCTGAATATGTTGATGATAGGAGGGTTGTCAGGATTAGGTACTTCGACGACCCAGTTAGGCTGGCTAGGGAGGTTTGTCGGGAAAGGATTACGAGTATTAAGACAATGTTTGGTTAGTCGCAGATAAGGGTTTAAAAACCCATTAATTAATCATGATTCGATGCCATCATTGCTGGATAAAATTAAGCCCATGAGTATTGGACAGGAGAGATTCCTAAACGCACTTAAGGATTCAAGGAATGAGATAGTCGGTGCCTTTGGCCCAACTGGTACGGGCAAGAGCCTTATTTCATGCATTTACGGAATCTCATCAGTACTTGCCGGAACCTATAAACGGTTCATAATAACTAGGCCGGTCGTTGATGTTGGCACCAGTAAGTCATTAACACCCGAGGAATTGGGTGACTTGTACTATAAAATCGCCTCGGCTTATCTTGAGGACATTCTTGAGGGATTAATGGATAGGGAGGAGATAACGAGGCTTCTCCAGGAGGGTAAGGTAATGGTCACCGATGTATCCTACCTAAGGGGCAGAACGTTCGATGACTCGTTAATATTCCTAGACGATGCGCAAAACACCCAACCTGAGAACGCCGCGGAGATACTCATGAGGATTGGTAGAAACTCACGGCTAATAATTGCGGGTGACCCAGTACTACAGAAACCACTTGGTGCTGAGAAGGATGGTGCAACACTACTCAGGGAGGTTCTACTTAATGAGGAGAATGCGGTGGTTGTAGACCTAGGCCTTAAGGACATCGTTAGGCCAGGTGCCAAGAGAGGTGTTAAGGTGTCCTTCGAGTTGAGGATGAGGAAGAGGGAGTTGAGTAATATGGAGAGGCAGATGCTTGACTTAGTAAGGGTTCATGCGCCAGACGCTGATGTGGTTACGGTGATTGAGTTTAAGCAGGAGAAGGAGAACCTCGGCATTAAGAGTGAGAGTGTGCCCGATGCATTAATAATTGCAAAGGAGGGTCACCTGGGCAGGGTGGTTGGTAAGGGCGGTGAGAGGATTAAGGCGATTGAGGGTGAGAGCAACCTGAGGGTTAGGACCGTGGAGATGAACCTCAACTTCAAGGAGTGGATTAGGGCGCTTCACCCGATCGGTTGGATCGGTAAGCATATTGTTGACGTTGATTTTGCGGGACCTGAACTCATGATTATCGTGAGGAAGAGTGCCTTCGGGGCCTTTGTTGGTCAGAGGGGGATCTATGCCAGGTTAATTGATAGGGTTTTCAAGCGGTTGATAAATGTTGGTATTAGGGCCATGGAGAACGAGGAATAAAAACCTAGGGTATCTCTATATTTGCATGTCTCATTCTTATTTCGTCCTCCGTCTTCTTAAGTCTATACATTAACTCCGCAATTATAGCGTCAAGGAGAACTATTGCTGTATCCTCAAACAGGGTACCCAGTGGGGCCAGCGGTTCGTGAAGACCAAGTATTTGCCTAGCGAAGTAATCATCCATCTTGGCCACCTTTGTCCTACCAGGCACTTGTACCACTAAGTCAGCGTAACTAGCCAGCGGCGAATCTCTATAGCTTGTTATTGCGACTATCATGGCCTTCATTTTCTTGGCGGCCTCCGCAGCCGCCACGACCATAGTTGTTGTGCCACTACCGGATATGGCGACGACTAAGTCACCCTCGCCGACACTTGGCGTTATTGTTTCACCAAGCACGTAGGATCTGAAACCTAGGTGCATTAGTCTCATGGCGAATGCCCTACCAACAAGCCCCGACCTACCTGCACCAACAACAAGAACCTTCTTATCATTCCTATACACATTTATTAATGTATCCACGAACGATTCTATTTCCTTAATATTAACTGCATTAAGGGCATTTAGAATAAAATTTCCAATTTCTACATACGCACTCTTAAAATAGTTGAGATCCTCCATTTACTGAAAGATTAAACTTAAAGTATTTAACACTTATCCCGCATGGATACATTAAAAGATGGGTGCGGCGTATACGTATTCCCCAGGTAATACCATGGGCATGAAGGGGGATATGTTTATATAGGAGCTGGGCTCGTCTTTACACAAAAACGTTCAATATTGGGGAAAATGATCACCCAAACCTTAACAGGGCCAGGGGGCAGGGAGGGGAATGCATTAGTGTATGGGGTGCACGTATATGGAAATCTATACGGATGCAACAAGGAATTGCTTAAGGATGAACTATACCTAACAAAAATAATTAAGGAGGCTGCTGATGTTGCAGGAGCACTGGTTGTGTCAACCTTCTACTACAAGTTTGGAATTAATGGCGGAATATCTGTAGTAGCCATAGTCGCTGAGAGCCACATCTCAATCCATACCTGGCCTGAGCATGAATACGCGACTGTCGATGTATATACCTGTGGTAACCATACAAGGCCTATGGCGGCCTTTGAGTACATAGCCAAGAGCTTAAATGCCAAGAAGGTTGAGGTCTTTGTGTCAGATCGGTCATACTACTCAAACATTAATGGTGAAACTAGGGGTGATGAAGTGAGTTGAATACTACCTATTGTCCGTACTTTCAAAATCATAATTGTTTTTCTCCATTATTAATTCCCTGGGAACAAATAACTGAACTAGCCTAGTGGGTTTAGGTTCACCTTGCCTCATCACCAATGCCTTATACCTACCGCTAAGAAGCCAAAGGGCATCATCATTGCTAATACCACTAATGACAGGTAATAGGTGAGAAACATACTGGGAATTCCCCGAAAGCATCACCAGTGTACCCATGTTTTCCAAAACACTTGGATCAAGCACGTCAACCGGCGGTTGCATCAATACCCACAACGCAACACCGAACTTTCTCAACTCCCTAAGCATCTTCTCAACCGGATTACTGACGCCCAACAACTTATACTCACTTGGAAGCCCAAGTACATTATGAGCCTCGTCAATTATAACCAGGTACTTCAATGGACATGGTGGATTGCGACATTCCATAACCGCTCTCCTCATTACCGAGAGCAGTATAAGCATCGTTAAGTACCTCAATAGTTCATCATTAATTATTGAGCCCATCATGAAAATAACGTCATCATTAAGTAATTGATTAACGTCCAATGGCTTAACCTCGCCATGATCATAGTAATTAAGCAGAAGAGCCAGGGAATTGTACAGGTTGTAATACGCTTCCTTTAATATAAGGTCATTCGCCAACTTCCTAATTCGACCCACCAAGTCATCAATACCCAAGACCTCACCATT is a genomic window of Vulcanisaeta souniana JCM 11219 containing:
- a CDS encoding NOG1 family protein, whose amino-acid sequence is MIRAPHVPTSEELWNAVVGVYFSLQARNPSIEPGIDRLRRLELRRVRETRKYLIDTFRDIALGMPFLDSLHPFYRELIELMIDRTVYKHSLAKVGHATKALSSIYRDTILSIRSATTNYDIIRARKKFLSRVRDLIMDLKPELDFLKGAAVRLDKLPNIEPGLFTIVVSGMPNVGKSSFVRCVSSGRPRVAEYPFTTKELHVGHFTVLNDVKIQVIDTPGLLDRPLSERNKIELQAILALKYLAKVIVFILDPTSHSGYSLTEQINLLREIRSGFSTPTLVLINKIDIATENEVDAALSNITVIDGSIPIFKVSTINCSGCKVVIDHIVDNYVIPMLKESLSRQ
- the speD gene encoding adenosylmethionine decarboxylase, translated to MITQTLTGPGGREGNALVYGVHVYGNLYGCNKELLKDELYLTKIIKEAADVAGALVVSTFYYKFGINGGISVVAIVAESHISIHTWPEHEYATVDVYTCGNHTRPMAAFEYIAKSLNAKKVEVFVSDRSYYSNINGETRGDEVS
- the hxlB gene encoding 6-phospho-3-hexuloisomerase, encoding MEDLNYFKSAYVEIGNFILNALNAVNIKEIESFVDTLINVYRNDKKVLVVGAGRSGLVGRAFAMRLMHLGFRSYVLGETITPSVGEGDLVVAISGSGTTTMVVAAAEAAKKMKAMIVAITSYRDSPLASYADLVVQVPGRTKVAKMDDYFARQILGLHEPLAPLGTLFEDTAIVLLDAIIAELMYRLKKTEDEIRMRHANIEIP
- a CDS encoding PhoH family protein, which gives rise to MLDKIKPMSIGQERFLNALKDSRNEIVGAFGPTGTGKSLISCIYGISSVLAGTYKRFIITRPVVDVGTSKSLTPEELGDLYYKIASAYLEDILEGLMDREEITRLLQEGKVMVTDVSYLRGRTFDDSLIFLDDAQNTQPENAAEILMRIGRNSRLIIAGDPVLQKPLGAEKDGATLLREVLLNEENAVVVDLGLKDIVRPGAKRGVKVSFELRMRKRELSNMERQMLDLVRVHAPDADVVTVIEFKQEKENLGIKSESVPDALIIAKEGHLGRVVGKGGERIKAIEGESNLRVRTVEMNLNFKEWIRALHPIGWIGKHIVDVDFAGPELMIIVRKSAFGAFVGQRGIYARLIDRVFKRLINVGIRAMENEE